The Saprospiraceae bacterium genome includes a window with the following:
- a CDS encoding T9SS type A sorting domain-containing protein yields the protein MDYDGQYSYIDITSVRYNGYGITNIYPNPATSDVTITTSSTTSLQIMDVYGRLLKRQDISEGQNTLNVSALPR from the coding sequence GTGGACTATGATGGTCAGTACAGCTACATTGATATAACGAGTGTCAGATACAATGGCTATGGAATAACCAACATATATCCTAATCCTGCCACATCTGATGTGACCATCACAACCTCATCAACTACATCACTGCAAATCATGGATGTCTATGGCAGATTACTGAAAAGACAAGATATTTCTGAAGGACAAAACACTCTAAATGTTTCAGCACTTCCGAGATGA
- a CDS encoding helix-turn-helix transcriptional regulator has protein sequence MANKEMKTYTLAEMKDMYIGKQGTKDRDEYEYELRMDIIGKMIKQARQDRNLTQEQLGALIGVQKSQISKLESSANSATIDTIIKVFKALKAEINFRVKLENEFVQLV, from the coding sequence ATGGCAAATAAAGAAATGAAGACATATACCCTTGCTGAAATGAAGGATATGTACATTGGCAAACAGGGAACAAAAGATAGAGATGAATATGAGTATGAACTCAGGATGGATATCATTGGCAAAATGATCAAACAGGCACGTCAAGATCGAAATTTAACTCAAGAACAATTAGGTGCACTAATCGGTGTTCAAAAGTCACAAATTTCCAAACTTGAAAGTAGTGCAAACAGTGCAACAATTGATACCATAATCAAAGTTTTCAAAGCACTGAAGGCTGAAATAAACTTTCGGGTAAAACTTGAAAATGAATTTGTTCAATTAGTGTAA
- a CDS encoding AI-2E family transporter — translation MNLSFQKAFYVIATFIGLFAILILAKAVLIPIAFAFLIAFILFPVVRKFESWGTNEIVSASLSILGLALIIGGGVFLFSNQVILLSEDLNHFQVKILDVFADATLLINKNIGFLPHLEKGELLDKIKNWLSGSASSLLSQTFNSTASFVFGLLMSVIYTFLILIYRNGLVRALTSFYPPEHRERAFRLFKSVQQVGQKYLFGMMVVLVILGFVNSIGLWIIGIDNPFLFGFLAAVLALIPYAGTLLGAAIPILYSFLTFDSIWMPISIFFFFWFVQVIESNFLTPKIVGGNLKLNALTSILSIIIGASVWGIAGMILFLPLVAMFKAVCEEYIELKPFALLIGEKNYNTKDGNDKFTGKLFKKINTLFSKFRISLKKEQTGE, via the coding sequence ATGAATCTGTCTTTTCAAAAAGCATTTTATGTCATTGCCACATTTATAGGCTTATTTGCTATTTTAATTTTGGCAAAAGCAGTGCTTATTCCTATCGCATTTGCTTTTCTGATTGCGTTTATACTCTTTCCAGTTGTCCGGAAATTTGAATCTTGGGGTACAAATGAAATAGTATCGGCATCACTATCAATTCTAGGTTTAGCCCTGATAATTGGGGGAGGTGTTTTTCTTTTCTCAAATCAAGTCATCCTACTCTCAGAAGATTTAAATCATTTTCAAGTTAAAATTCTCGATGTTTTTGCGGATGCCACACTACTAATCAATAAAAACATTGGGTTTTTACCCCATCTGGAAAAAGGAGAGTTATTAGATAAAATCAAAAACTGGTTAAGCGGCTCGGCTAGTTCATTGTTAAGCCAAACCTTCAATAGCACAGCGAGTTTCGTTTTCGGTCTGTTAATGTCAGTTATATACACCTTCCTGATACTGATTTACAGAAATGGGCTGGTTCGGGCTTTGACCAGTTTTTATCCTCCGGAGCATAGAGAAAGAGCCTTCAGATTGTTTAAATCTGTTCAGCAGGTAGGACAGAAATACCTTTTTGGAATGATGGTAGTTTTAGTGATACTGGGATTTGTGAACAGCATCGGGCTTTGGATTATTGGCATAGATAACCCCTTCCTTTTTGGGTTTTTGGCCGCTGTTTTAGCCCTTATTCCTTATGCTGGAACCCTTTTGGGAGCTGCCATTCCCATTTTATATTCTTTTTTAACCTTTGATTCTATTTGGATGCCAATTTCCATATTTTTTTTCTTCTGGTTTGTTCAGGTTATTGAAAGTAATTTTCTAACCCCAAAAATCGTGGGGGGAAATTTAAAACTTAACGCTTTAACTTCAATTTTAAGCATCATTATCGGTGCTTCGGTTTGGGGTATAGCCGGTATGATTTTATTTTTACCCTTAGTCGCCATGTTTAAAGCGGTATGTGAAGAGTATATAGAACTTAAACCCTTTGCATTGTTGATAGGTGAGAAAAATTATAATACAAAAGATGGCAATGATAAATTTACTGGTAAATTGTTTAAGAAGATAAATACCTTGTTTTCAAAATTTCGTATCAGCTTAAAAAAAGAACAAACTGGTGAATGA
- a CDS encoding alpha/beta hydrolase, which produces MALSQEVSDNLAFAHQIGFDKMHLAPPAQTRELMKHAPKNPNPTQVGEVINTTITENKIPVRIYIPEGHGLFPTISFFHGGGFTLMSLDSHDEICRQLCARTNAVVMSVDYALAPENPYPAGINDCVNATKWFINNAMKYQGDGSKMAVAGDSAGGYMAISTAQKLKSEGINLKAQVVVYPVTDHYSAGHPSWVENKEGYILSSEMMQWFWDNFITDPNKYEEASPLRTLSLEGLPPAFIVTANYDPLRDEGKAYADKLEAAGVEVIYENYENVHGFYGTGEMGQDVMNQSVAFLKHKFND; this is translated from the coding sequence ATGGCATTATCACAAGAAGTATCAGACAATTTAGCTTTTGCTCATCAAATAGGTTTTGACAAGATGCATCTGGCTCCACCCGCTCAAACCAGAGAATTGATGAAACATGCACCTAAAAACCCCAACCCGACCCAAGTGGGAGAAGTCATCAACACAACAATTACAGAAAATAAAATTCCCGTGAGAATTTATATTCCGGAAGGGCATGGACTTTTTCCTACTATATCTTTCTTCCATGGCGGTGGTTTCACATTAATGAGTTTGGACAGCCATGACGAAATTTGTCGTCAGCTTTGTGCAAGAACAAACGCTGTGGTTATGTCGGTAGATTATGCTTTAGCGCCTGAAAATCCGTATCCGGCAGGTATAAATGATTGCGTAAATGCTACTAAATGGTTTATAAATAATGCAATGAAATATCAAGGTGATGGCTCTAAAATGGCAGTAGCAGGAGATAGTGCAGGTGGCTATATGGCTATTTCTACAGCTCAAAAACTAAAATCTGAAGGAATCAACTTAAAAGCACAGGTCGTTGTATATCCTGTAACCGATCATTATTCAGCAGGGCATCCTTCCTGGGTGGAAAATAAAGAAGGCTACATTCTTTCATCCGAAATGATGCAATGGTTTTGGGATAATTTCATCACGGATCCCAATAAATATGAAGAAGCATCGCCTTTGCGTACCTTAAGTTTAGAGGGTTTACCGCCTGCATTTATTGTAACAGCAAATTATGACCCGTTAAGGGATGAAGGAAAGGCTTATGCTGATAAATTGGAAGCAGCAGGAGTAGAAGTAATATATGAGAATTACGAAAATGTTCATGGTTTTTATGGTACCGGCGAAATGGGACAGGACGTGATGAACCAGTCTGTGGCGTTTTTGAAACATAAATTTAATGATTAA
- a CDS encoding type II toxin-antitoxin system ParD family antitoxin, translating into MKNTSISLGDYFDQFVQTQVSAGRFKNVSEVIRAGLRLLEDEESKVMALKMAIQQGIDSGIAHDFDPDKNLQGLKARKAKNG; encoded by the coding sequence ATGAAAAACACATCCATATCACTAGGAGACTATTTTGACCAATTTGTTCAAACACAGGTTTCGGCCGGGCGATTTAAAAATGTTAGCGAAGTTATTCGTGCAGGACTTCGACTTTTAGAAGATGAAGAAAGTAAGGTAATGGCTTTAAAAATGGCTATTCAACAAGGAATAGACAGTGGAATCGCACACGATTTTGACCCTGATAAAAATCTTCAAGGATTAAAAGCCAGAAAAGCAAAAAATGGCTGA
- a CDS encoding helix-turn-helix transcriptional regulator — protein MEVTNKQQGIKVVADVLDIVGGKWRGQILAHLCDNPKRFNELKLVLSKITSSTLTKELRFLEDIKIVERNIIQKTPMVVEYRLTEHGKSIKDLIKTIIQWGLKHREIVIKKD, from the coding sequence ATGGAAGTAACAAATAAACAGCAGGGTATCAAGGTTGTAGCCGATGTTTTAGACATTGTTGGTGGAAAATGGCGAGGGCAAATTCTTGCCCATTTGTGCGATAATCCTAAACGCTTCAATGAATTAAAACTTGTTTTAAGTAAAATAACATCTTCAACGCTGACAAAAGAACTGCGTTTTTTGGAAGACATAAAAATAGTAGAAAGAAACATTATTCAAAAAACACCGATGGTGGTAGAATACAGACTTACAGAACACGGCAAGTCCATTAAGGACTTAATTAAAACCATCATCCAATGGGGACTTAAACACCGAGAAATTGTAATTAAAAAAGACTGA
- a CDS encoding beta-lactamase family protein, which produces MKYIKAFSFFSILIVSSLLFSLNLFAQTTVSAELEIKIDSIFKNFNDINKPGATVAVVKNQKVVFKKGYGSANLEYGIPNSPATIFHIASVSKQFTVFSILLLEKEGKLSFDDDIRKFIPEVPDFGQKITLRHLASHTSGLRDQWALLIMAGWRIDDVITKEHILKLVSQQKELNFMPGEAYMYCNTGFTLLAEVVARISGKTFAEFTEERIFKPLQMTHTLFYDDHKKIVKNRAYSYQLESDGTYKKSLLNYANVGATSLFTTVEDLALWSMNFSTYKVGDKGIVEKMNTLATLTNGETFGGAYGQFVDKHKGLNQIQHGGADAGYRTYLGRFPDQNFAVMVFSNLAQSNPGSLALQVADLYLEDALKQETKANTAPKAELAYIKLSNDQLEEFSGYYWNDDQKSVRKIYVKSDTLHYYRSQGSENPLLPIGPKEFKMAGVDVDLKVVFSESKNNRKMTVLINNDPPIVSEIFTPPNYAVSDLKQFEGEYFSPELNTTYKAVLIDGKLTFTHARASDFVITAAKVDVFTYKGATYVFERDATNAITGFRVSGERIQNLWFQKLH; this is translated from the coding sequence ATGAAATATATTAAAGCTTTTTCTTTTTTTTCCATTCTAATAGTTTCTTCATTACTATTCTCACTAAATCTATTCGCACAAACAACTGTGTCTGCTGAGTTAGAAATAAAAATAGATAGCATTTTTAAAAATTTTAATGATATAAATAAACCCGGCGCAACTGTGGCAGTGGTTAAAAATCAAAAAGTTGTTTTTAAGAAAGGTTATGGCAGTGCTAATTTAGAATATGGTATTCCAAATTCGCCTGCTACCATTTTTCATATTGCTTCGGTTTCCAAACAATTTACTGTATTCTCAATTCTATTATTAGAAAAAGAAGGAAAGTTGTCTTTTGATGATGATATTCGAAAATTCATTCCCGAAGTTCCCGATTTTGGTCAAAAAATCACGTTAAGGCATTTGGCTTCTCATACCAGTGGACTGCGAGATCAATGGGCTTTACTGATAATGGCGGGATGGAGAATTGATGATGTGATCACAAAGGAGCACATTTTGAAACTAGTTTCTCAACAAAAAGAATTGAATTTTATGCCCGGTGAAGCCTATATGTATTGCAATACAGGATTTACACTTTTGGCGGAAGTGGTGGCAAGGATTTCCGGTAAAACCTTTGCTGAATTTACTGAAGAGCGTATTTTTAAACCTTTACAAATGACCCATACTCTTTTTTATGATGATCATAAAAAGATTGTTAAAAACAGAGCCTATTCGTACCAGTTAGAAAGTGATGGCACTTACAAAAAAAGCCTTTTAAACTATGCTAATGTTGGTGCGACTAGTTTGTTTACAACCGTAGAAGATTTGGCCTTATGGTCTATGAATTTTTCTACCTATAAGGTTGGTGATAAAGGGATTGTAGAAAAAATGAATACACTGGCCACCCTTACTAACGGTGAAACATTTGGTGGTGCTTATGGTCAGTTTGTCGATAAACATAAGGGCTTAAATCAAATACAACACGGTGGCGCAGATGCTGGGTATCGCACTTATCTCGGACGGTTTCCGGATCAAAATTTTGCGGTTATGGTCTTCAGTAACTTGGCACAATCCAATCCCGGGAGTTTAGCATTACAAGTCGCTGATCTCTATTTGGAAGATGCTCTTAAGCAAGAAACCAAAGCGAATACAGCACCTAAAGCTGAACTAGCATATATAAAACTATCAAATGACCAATTAGAAGAATTTAGTGGTTATTACTGGAATGATGATCAAAAATCTGTTAGAAAAATTTATGTTAAAAGTGATACGCTACACTATTACAGAAGTCAAGGTAGTGAAAACCCCTTACTCCCAATTGGGCCCAAAGAATTTAAAATGGCAGGTGTTGATGTAGACTTAAAAGTGGTGTTTTCTGAATCCAAAAACAACCGGAAGATGACAGTACTCATTAATAATGATCCCCCCATCGTATCAGAAATATTTACACCGCCTAATTACGCAGTTTCAGATCTTAAGCAATTTGAAGGGGAGTATTTTAGTCCCGAGCTCAACACTACCTACAAAGCTGTTTTAATCGATGGTAAACTTACTTTCACGCATGCTCGCGCAAGTGATTTTGTTATAACTGCGGCTAAAGTTGATGTCTTTACTTATAAGGGCGCTACTTATGTATTTGAAAGAGATGCTACTAATGCGATTACAGGATTTAGAGTTTCAGGTGAAAGAATTCAGAATTTGTGGTTTCAAAAATTACACTAA
- a CDS encoding type II toxin-antitoxin system RelE/ParE family toxin, with translation MALQIIWTVDAKNHVSEILDYWHQRNGTKIYSQKLYQTVKNALKTLAKYPESGKLTEKSLIRAKIIKDYYLFYTFDKTHLFVVGFCDMRRDPEYIEILKT, from the coding sequence ATGGCTCTACAAATAATTTGGACAGTTGACGCTAAGAATCATGTAAGTGAAATTCTTGATTATTGGCATCAAAGAAATGGTACAAAAATTTATTCCCAAAAGCTATACCAAACCGTCAAAAACGCTCTGAAAACACTGGCTAAATATCCCGAATCTGGTAAGTTAACCGAAAAGTCACTGATTCGAGCAAAGATCATAAAAGACTACTATTTATTTTATACGTTTGATAAAACTCATTTATTTGTAGTTGGCTTTTGTGATATGAGAAGAGATCCTGAATATATTGAAATTTTAAAAACTTAA
- a CDS encoding NAD(P)-dependent alcohol dehydrogenase: MKKVIYNQYGSIDDLQMSEVEIPTIQADELLIKVKAVAINPLDWKKLEGQLKIVTGKKFPKGIAFDFSGVVERVGNNTTNYKIGDAVFGTLNAMKGEALAEYIVVKKETICKKPENVSFETAAAILTGGTTATYLLNKSKVKEGDEILINGASGGVGMIALQVAKIKGLKVTVVASGEGLNFIKKWNPDRMIDYKKDKITNMSEKYNAIFELAGSLPFSTARQMLKPNGVYVSTLPNPVDMLKAFFNNLISAKKNIIIQATPTQDIYREISDWLSENKVEIPIAKTFYINEFKEAYHFAKKGRAIGKVVFTIQ; encoded by the coding sequence ATGAAAAAAGTAATTTATAACCAATATGGTAGTATTGATGATTTGCAAATGAGTGAGGTTGAAATTCCAACCATTCAGGCAGACGAATTGCTCATCAAAGTAAAAGCAGTAGCTATAAACCCTTTGGATTGGAAGAAATTGGAAGGTCAATTAAAAATCGTTACCGGTAAAAAATTTCCTAAAGGTATCGCTTTCGATTTTTCGGGGGTTGTGGAGAGGGTAGGAAACAACACAACGAATTATAAAATAGGTGATGCGGTTTTCGGCACCCTAAATGCCATGAAAGGTGAAGCTTTGGCTGAATATATTGTTGTAAAAAAAGAAACCATCTGCAAAAAACCTGAAAATGTTTCTTTTGAAACGGCTGCTGCCATTCTAACGGGCGGTACAACTGCGACTTATTTGTTGAATAAATCTAAAGTGAAAGAAGGAGACGAAATTTTAATCAATGGAGCAAGCGGTGGTGTGGGTATGATTGCATTGCAAGTGGCAAAAATAAAGGGATTGAAGGTTACGGTAGTGGCAAGTGGCGAAGGACTAAATTTTATAAAAAAATGGAATCCCGATCGGATGATTGATTATAAAAAAGACAAGATAACGAATATGTCAGAAAAGTACAATGCCATCTTTGAGTTAGCGGGAAGTTTGCCTTTTAGCACCGCCAGGCAAATGTTGAAGCCAAATGGAGTGTATGTGAGCACATTGCCCAATCCTGTAGATATGCTTAAAGCATTTTTCAATAATTTAATTTCAGCTAAAAAAAATATTATTATTCAAGCCACCCCGACTCAGGATATTTATAGAGAAATAAGCGATTGGCTGTCTGAAAATAAGGTGGAAATACCCATTGCCAAAACATTTTACATCAATGAATTTAAAGAAGCTTACCATTTTGCAAAAAAAGGAAGGGCCATCGGCAAAGTAGTTTTCACCATCCAATAG
- a CDS encoding type II toxin-antitoxin system RelE/ParE family toxin yields the protein MADYKLTIKAVEDLNDIWEYTIEQWSEEQADKYYNLLLNSFQDIANNPDVGKRYDGIGKDLFGIKSNRHIIFHRKLVDKPIEITRILHG from the coding sequence ATGGCTGATTACAAACTGACGATCAAAGCTGTTGAAGACTTAAATGATATTTGGGAATACACTATTGAACAATGGTCAGAAGAACAAGCGGACAAATATTATAATCTACTACTTAATAGTTTTCAAGATATAGCAAATAATCCTGATGTGGGAAAAAGATATGATGGAATTGGAAAAGATTTGTTCGGAATTAAATCAAATCGACATATCATCTTTCATAGAAAATTAGTGGACAAACCTATAGAAATAACCAGGATTTTACACGGATGA
- a CDS encoding serine hydrolase, protein MKQLLIAILSLTILLNSNCGQKTKENDISKILDEYLSELENVGLYGSVLVELNGEKVISKGYGFSDIEKQIKNSPTTVFDIGSVTKQFTAAAILGLEMQGKLSTDDKISKYFDKLPLDKQQITIHDLLRHQSGLISNVGRDFEKISEEEFLDKVFNSELQFPVGTSFSYSNIGYSLLAIIIEKISDQSYETYLYENLWKPSQMEMTGYTRPSFDKYLIAVGYENDNKVWGKPTDKEWDTSSPFWHLKGNGGILSTTEDLYKWHKCLLTEKVLSKDAKKKLYHPKLRTDETENSYYSYGWDVSKTNRNTTQVWHNGTNRILYADFLRFVDENVTFIMLSNKSHPNFNNLNFEMARIVFNPNFIPEIPIVDNAENRKFTNRIITMIREFGLEKAKEEFAKKKDTEQLLEFQMRDEGFNYIDNGKPEIAIQIFEMNAFVYSKSSKALQGLGEGYMETGKKELALKYLKESLTINPDNPFLKRLIKHLEK, encoded by the coding sequence ATGAAACAATTATTGATAGCTATTTTATCCCTGACTATACTCTTAAATAGTAATTGCGGACAAAAAACTAAGGAGAATGATATTTCTAAAATACTTGATGAATATCTTTCGGAATTAGAAAATGTTGGCTTGTATGGTTCGGTATTGGTAGAATTAAATGGAGAGAAAGTTATTTCAAAAGGATATGGTTTTAGCGATATTGAAAAACAAATCAAAAATTCGCCGACAACTGTTTTTGACATAGGGTCTGTTACCAAGCAATTTACTGCTGCTGCAATTCTAGGATTAGAAATGCAAGGTAAACTTTCAACGGACGACAAAATTTCAAAGTATTTTGACAAATTACCCTTAGATAAACAACAGATTACAATTCACGATTTACTTCGTCATCAATCAGGACTTATAAGTAATGTAGGTAGAGATTTTGAAAAAATCAGTGAAGAAGAATTCTTAGACAAGGTTTTTAATTCAGAATTACAATTTCCAGTAGGGACAAGTTTTTCATATTCAAATATTGGTTACAGTTTACTAGCAATTATCATTGAAAAAATATCTGATCAATCTTATGAAACCTATCTATATGAAAACTTATGGAAGCCTTCTCAAATGGAAATGACAGGATACACACGACCTTCATTTGACAAATATCTTATTGCGGTTGGATATGAGAACGATAATAAAGTTTGGGGAAAACCAACAGACAAAGAATGGGACACTTCTTCTCCTTTTTGGCACTTAAAAGGAAATGGCGGTATTCTTTCAACTACCGAAGATCTTTATAAATGGCACAAATGCCTATTGACAGAAAAGGTATTATCAAAAGACGCTAAAAAAAAGCTCTATCATCCAAAGTTAAGAACAGATGAAACTGAGAATTCATACTACTCCTATGGTTGGGATGTTTCAAAAACAAATAGAAACACTACACAAGTTTGGCATAATGGAACAAATAGAATTTTATATGCCGACTTCCTTCGCTTTGTAGATGAGAACGTTACTTTCATTATGCTGTCTAACAAATCACACCCTAACTTCAATAACTTGAATTTTGAAATGGCAAGAATTGTTTTCAATCCAAATTTTATTCCGGAAATCCCCATTGTAGATAATGCAGAAAATCGCAAGTTTACCAACCGTATCATAACAATGATACGTGAATTTGGGTTAGAAAAAGCAAAAGAAGAATTTGCTAAAAAGAAAGACACCGAACAACTTTTAGAATTTCAAATGAGAGATGAAGGGTTCAATTACATAGACAATGGAAAACCCGAAATTGCTATTCAAATTTTTGAAATGAATGCTTTCGTTTATTCTAAATCTTCTAAGGCTTTGCAAGGATTAGGAGAAGGTTATATGGAAACAGGTAAGAAAGAATTAGCACTAAAATACTTAAAAGAAAGTTTAACAATAAACCCCGACAATCCATTCTTAAAAAGATTAATTAAACATCTTGAAAAATGA